The stretch of DNA TAAAAAAGCTTGGCTAATAGTGTGATAAAAAATCAAAGGATATTTTTTATTCCTAAAGAAAAGCATATCTTTGCACCTGAAAATAGAATATAGTTTGTTGTTTCTTATAAAAATGAACATGTTAAAGACATTTAAATCTACATTTTTTCTATTAGTAATTGCATTGTTAACCTGTAGCCAAACAGCGTTTGCAACGGAACCGACAGAAAGCAATGAGAAGGAAGAAGACCCAATCGAAGCAATGATGCACCATTTGGGTGATGCTAATGAGTTTCATATCGCTGGAGATATATCAATTCCACTACCTTGTATCGCTTGGTCTGAGAAGGGTCTAATGATGACTTTGTCAAGCAGTTTTGAGCATGGGCACAAAGCCGTTAACGGTTATGTTTTGCACCATGGAATTTTAATGCGTGTTCTTGGAGATGATTTTCCAACAGACAAAACCGTAGATATTACTTTTGAAGACGGTCATGCACACGATGCTGCTCATGGGCACGCAGAAGGGCACGAACATCAAACCGTTGACCAACATGGTGTATCAGGTGGTGCGGCAGAAAAAACAGAGGAAGCAGAACATAAAACAATGATTAACTACAATGGTCATTCTTATGAAGTAGAAGCTTGTATGTCATTGCAAAATACAGGTTCTTCTTGGCAAGATTTCTCAATTTCTAAGAATGTATTTGGAATGTTGTTGGCGTTGATTTTGCTAATTATTGTGTTCTCTAAAATTTCAAAAGCATACACTACTAGAGAAAAACAAGCACCTAAAGGATTGCAATCATTTGTAGAGCCTATCATCTTGTTTATGCGTGATGAGGTAGTAAAACCAGCTATTGGAGACAAAGATTGGAAACGTTTCTTTCCTTTTATCATGTGCTTATTCTTCTTTATTCTATTTTGTAACTTATTAGGTTTGATTCCTTTCTTCCCTGGTTCTGCTAACATTACAGGAAATATTGGAGTAACAATGATTCTAGCATTGGTTGTGTTTATTGTAGTAAACGTAAATGGTACAAAGGATTATTGGATGCACATTTTGTGGATGCCTGGTATCCCAACTGGTGTAAAGCCATTGTTGACAATCATTGAGGTAATGAGTTTGTTCATCAAGCCTGCTACACTATTTATTCGTTTGTTTGCAAACATCACAGCGGGACACGTTATCATTTTGAGTTTAGTAAGTTTGATTTTCTTCTTTAAGTCTGCAATGGGCATGGGAGGAGCAGCAGCAGGAGTTAGTATTGCCGTTCCATTTGTATTTGCAATGAACTTATTGGAGTTGTTTGTAGCTTTCTTACAGGCGTTTGTATTTTCTTTGTTGACGGCTCTATATATCGGAAGTGCAGTAGAAACACACGACCACGAGCACGCACACTAAAATTGACATTATTTCCTCTAAGCAATTAGAGGATAAATTATAAAGACTTAATTATTTTTTAAACATTTTAAACCTTAAAGTAATGGGTGCAGGATTAGCAGCTATCGGTGCAGGATTAGCAGTAGTTGGAGCAGGAATGGGAATTGGACAAATTGGTGGAAAAGCAATGGAAGGAATTTCTCGTCAGCCATCTGCAGCTGGTGATATTCGTACTAATATGATTGTAGCAGCAGCTCTTGTTGAGGGTGCAGCACTTTTTGCAATCGTAGTAGCTTTATTAGTAGCTTTGGTCTAATAATAAGCAAAGAGACGAAAAAAAACAAACCTATCTGGTAGCGATTGGCTACCAGTAGGTTTATTTAAATGTTGAAGAGAATTTAATTATACCATAATATAAATATACGATAAAATGATTTTTCTATCATCAGGTTTCCCAGTGTTGAATCCAAGTGTGGGACTACTTTTCTGGACAGCTTTGATTTTTATCTTAGTTTGGTTGTTCTTGAGCAAATTTTTCAAAAACATTGCACAGGCATTAGAAGATCGTGAAAACTTTATTGATGGATCTTTGGCTAAGGCAAAAGAAGCTGATGCTGCTCTAGAAGGAATGGAAGCTAAGAAAATGGCTTTGATCAAGGAAGCAGAGAAAAAAGGTTTGGAAATTATAAGTGAAGCAGAGGCAATCAAGAAAAACAAAATCGCTGAGGGTGAAGCTAGAGGTAAAGAGCGTGAGAAAAATATCTTGGAAGCTGCTGAGCAGGACAAAAAGAACCGTATGAAGGAATTGGAAATAAACATCCAAAACCAAATCGGTCAATCTTCTATAGATATTGCAAGAAAGCTATTGGGGAGAGAATTGGAAGGCAATCACGAAGCATTTGTCCAATCTCAAATTGCAAGTTTAAAGAAACAAGAAGTAGTAGCTTAATATTTTAATTAAGAATTTAGAGCCAAGAACCTATTGTTCTTCGTTCGCCATTTATAAATTCTAAATATGTCAATTTTAAGAATTGTATCAAGATACGCCAAATCTCTCTTCGATTTAGCAAAAAAGGAAGGCCAACTAGATCAAGTACATGATGATGTCATGAATGCTTGGGAAGTGGCTAAAAATGAAGAGTTTGCTGATTTCTTGAAAAGTCCTATTATCCCAATCGACAAGAAAAAGGATGTTATTGATGTTGTTTTTGCCAATAGCAATAAGAACTTAGTACAGACTTTTCATGTAATGATGGAACATAAGCGTGAATCTTATATGGCTGATTTTTGCCGTACGTTTCACCTTTTTTACAACAAAGAAAAACACGTCTCTGCTGTTCGTTTGACTACGGCTGTAGAATTGAGCGAGAGCACCGTTAATGATCTATTGGATACGTTCAAAGCAAAGGGCTTGCTAGAACAAACCGTAGAACTTATAAAAGATATTGAGCCATCTATTATTGGTGGTTTTATCTTAGAATTTGATGGTCAAGTATACAATGCAAGTTTATTGCACCAACTTGATCAAATGAAGAAGCAATTTAGTGAAAATCTGTATACCAAAAATATATAAAAATGGCTAACGTAAAACCAGACGAGATATCTGCTATCTTAAAACAACAAATCAGTGGGTTTGATACTCAGTCTAAATTAGAAGAACAAGGTACCGTATTAGAAGTAGGTGACGGTATTGCGCGCGTTTATGGTTTAACTAATGTAATGTCAGGTGAGCTAGTAGAATTCGAAAATGGAGTTCAGGCTATCGCACTTAACTTAGAAGAAGACAACGTTGGTTTGGTATTGATGGGTGCTGCTGAAAAAATTAAAGAAGGTGATAAAGTTAAGCGTACTGGGGAAGTTGCTTCTATTCAGGTAGGAGAAGGAATCCTTGGTCGTGTTGTAAATACATTGGGAACTCCTGTTGATGGTAAAGGTGCTATCGAAGGAAAAACCTATGCAATGCCACTAGAGCGTAAAGCTCCTGGTGTAATTTACCGTCAACCAGTAAACGAACCATTGCAAACAGGAATCAAAGCGATTGATTCTATGATTCCAATTGGTAGAGGACAACGTGAGTTGATTATTGGTGACCGTCAAACTGGTAAAACTGCAATTGCAATTGATACCATCTTGAATCAAAAAGAATTTTACGATAATAAAGACACAGATACTGTATACTGTATTTATGTAGCAATCGGACAGAAAGCTTCTACAGTAGCACAGATTGCTCAAACTTTGGAGAAAAAAGGTGCATTGGCTTATACTACTATCGTTGTAGCTGCTGCTTCTGATCCTGCTCCTTTACAGTTCTACTCTCCATTTGCAGGAGCTGCAATTGGTGAATACTTCCGTGACACTGGTCGTCCAGCGTTGATCATTTATGATGATTTGTCTAAGCAAGCTGTTGCTTACCGTGAGGTATCTTTGTTGTTGCGTCGTCCTCCAGGACGTGAGGCTTATCCTGGTGATGTATTCTACCTTCACTCTCGTTTGTTAGAGCGTGCAGCAAAAGTTATCAAAAATGATGAGATTGCTAACGATATGAACGACGTTCCTGCTTCTCTAAAAGAAGCTGGTTTGATCAAAGGTGGTGGATCATTAACAGCATTGCCTATTATTGAGACTCAAGCAGGTGACGTTTCTGCTTATATTCCTACCAACGTAATTTCTATTACAGATGGTCAGATTTTCTTGGAGTCTAACTTGTTTAATGCAGGTATTCGTCCAGCTATTAACGTAGGTATTTCTGTATCTCGTGTAGGTGGATCTGCTCAAATTAAGCCAATGAAAAAGGTATCTGGTACCTTGAAATTGGATCAAGCTCAATACCGTGAGCTAGAGGCCTTCTCTAAATTTGGTTCTGATCTTGATGCTGCTACTAAAGCTGTACTAGACAAAGGGGTTAGAAACGTAGAGATTCTAAAACAAGCTCAATATTCTCCAGTACCAGTAGAGCAACAAGTAGCTATTATTTACTTGGGAACTAAAGGTTTGGTTAAGAATGTACCAGTAGAGCGTGTAAAAGAATTTGAGGCTGCTTTCTTGGCAAAAATGGAAGAGCGTAATGCTGATGTATTGGCTAATTTCCGTTCTGGTAAATACGACAAAGCTGACTTGGCTAAGGTAGAAGCTCTAGCTAAAGAATTAACAGCTAAATTTGAAGCATAATCCTATTAGTTTTTGGAGATGAAATTCAGATGTTAGTCTTTTTGCTAACATCTGAATTTATACAATTCAGTCTCTAATTAATAAAGAATAAAAAATGGCAAACTTAAAAGAAGTAAGAGAACGTATTTCCTCTGTTATATCTACTCAACAAATAACAAAGGCTATGAAAATGGTAGCTGCTGCTAAACTGCGTCGAGCACAGCAGGCTATTGTTGAAATGCGTCCTTATTCCAACAAGTTGAGTGCTATGTTATCTAATATCCTTTCAAACTTGGAAGGTGATGCAAGTACTTCTTTGGGTGTCGAGCGTCCAGTAAAAAATGCTTTAGTAGTAGTAATAACTTCTAATAGAGGTTTGTGTGGTGGTTTTAATTCTAGTGTTTCTAAATTATCATTAGAATTATCAGCAGAGAAATACAACGAGCAATACAAAGCTGGTAATTTAACGTATCTTTTTATTGGTAAAAAAGGATATGATTATCTAAAAAGTCGTGTGTCAGGTACCCAAATGATTACCGATCATGTAGACTTAGTTACAAAGACATTTGGATTTGAAGATTCTTCTAAAGTAGCGAGTGAGTTGATGCAAGCTTTTGAAGAGGGTAAATATGATGCCATTGATATTGTATATGCTCAATTTAAAAATGCTGCGGTTCAAAACTTTACTGTAGAGCAATTTTTACCAGTTGCTAAAATGGAAGTTCCTGAAGGGCAAGAATCAGACGAAAAAGCAGATTTTATCTTCGAACCTAACAAAGAAGACTTACTGGAGTATTTGATTCCTACTATTCTAAAAACACAACTGCATAAAACAATTTTAGATTCTAATGCTTCTGAACAAGGCGCTCGTATGACTGCTATGGAGAACGCAACAGAAAATGCAGAAGATTTGTTGAAAGAATTGAAAATTAACTATAACAAAGCTCGTCAAGAGGCGATTACTGCTGAAATTTCTGAAATTGTTGGTGGGGTTGCTGCATTGGAAGATGCTTAATCTCTTATTGAATAAGAGCAAAAAGAAGGCTTACAACAAACTTTTGTTGTAAGCCTTTTTTGTTACAGTATATGAAAGGTAGTTTTAAGAGAATCTTGATCTTTTACAAAAGAAATAAGGAAAGAACTTGGAGTATAGCCTTAAATTAGTAGTGAAGTTGTTTAAAAATGGAGTTTTGTTGATAATGAGTACTAATTTTTAGATAAACAAGGCAAAAATTTTCTTCATAGCAGCGTTATGGAGCAAATTTTTAACGCAGAGTAGCTAGAAATTAGCTTTCATTAGTGATTTAAGGCTATTCTTAAACAACTTCAGTATCATTATGTTATCGTTTATGGTTTTTTGGGTTGTCAAAGAACTTAGTTTATTTTTGGGGGTTACCCAAATTCCCCTGAATTAGAAAATGGATTGCTAAAAATTCGATTTATGTTACTAGTTACTATTATTTGTTGTTTCTTAGGAAGTACGCTTTTGGCGCAGGAACGTACGGTACTTGACTCTCTAAACCAATCTTATAAACAGGCGAGCGCAGACAGTACAAAAGTACAAGCTTTAATTGCTATTGGAGACTACTTTTTGCACAAGAACTTGGATTCTACAATCAACTATTATAATAAAGCACTAAAAGCAATTGAAACTGTAGGGGGGCAAGAGGTCAAAAAGTATCAGCCACTTTTATACCATTATACGTCTATTGCTTATACGAGTTGGGGGCGTATACAAGAAGGTATGGAATATGGGCAGCGAGCTTTAAGTGCTTATGAGGCATTGGATATGCAATTAGAAATGTCTGATATTTATATGGTGATAGGGGTACTTTACGGGCAAATGGGAGAGGTCAATCAGGGGAAAGAACTGTTGTTGAAAGCAATTGCCATTAAGAGAGAGTTGAATGCGACAGAAAAGTTGGGACATGCTTATATGAATCTAACCTTATTGTATAGAGATCTAGGAATGTTAGAAGAGGCAATTGCTTCAATTGATAGTGCGATTACTCGATTTAAAGCGCAAAAATTTGAGATGGGCGTGAATCGTTCTTACCAAATAAAAGGGGAGGTGCATAAATTTGCGGGAAACAATGACAAAGCATTAGAGGTTTATCAAGAAGCCTTAGCGCTATATCGAAAACAAGCAACAAAGGATATAAAGGGGGAGATTGTCCTTATGAATAGTATTGCGGGGTTTTATCGAATATTAAAAGAATATGATCGTGCAATTGCTTATTATCAGAATGGTTTGACCTTGCTGAAAGAGACAGACAACAAAGAATTGGAAGGGCTCATTCACCACAATATAGGGGGCGTTTATTTAGAGCAAAAACAATATGAAAAGGCACTAACATATTATCAAAAAGGGCTGGTTTTTTATGAAGCAATACAGCATCCTACAGGTTTGTCAAGGACTTATAGATATATGGGGACTACTTATCAGGCTGTAGAAAAATACGAGCTTGCTATTGAGTATTATACCAAAGCAACTGAAGTATTAGCTTCTAAAAAGAACTCGGATTATGGAGATGTTTCTAAGAAGTTAGCGAGTCTTTATTATGAACTGCACCTAATGGAAAAAAAGACAAAGGGTGATGAAGCCTTAGGAATGATTTATTTGAATAAGGCTCAATCTTTTGCAAAAGAAAGTATTGCTTGCCCTTCTACCAATTTGGAGGCGAGTTTGGGTAGGTATAAAACCTTGCAAAAAATTTATCAAGCGATTGGAAATTATCAAGAAGGGTTAAACATAGCGAATAAAGTAATTGAGCTTTCGGACTCCTTGTTTGAGGAAACGAAGATAAAAACGGTTTTGGACTTGGAAACGCAATATCAAACGGAAAAGAAAGAGTTTGATATTAAAATTTTGAACCAAGAAAAAGCTTTGCAATTGTCTGAGAATAAGCAACAGAGAATGCTGTTGTATGGGAGCGGAACAACGTTAATTGTATTGATCTTCTTGTTGATGTTATTGTATTGGTTCTTTTGGCAAAAACGCAAGGCAAATGCAGCTTTAGCGCTTAACAATGAGTTGATTACTCGTCAAAAAAACTTAGTAGATAAGCAAAATGCAGAAAAAGAGCTATTGCTAAAAGAAATCCATCACCGTGTAAAAAATAACTTACAAATTATATCGAGCCTCTTGGATTTGCAAAGCAGCAAAATTGACGATGATGCAGCACTTTCTGCCATTGCAGATGGACAATCTAGGGTTCAGTCTATGGCATTGATCCATCATAAATTGTATCAGCATGAACATATCGCAACGGTCAATTTTAGAGACTATGTTTACCAATTGTTCGACCAAATTATGGCTGTTTTAACAGAGGAAAGCCCAACCTTAGAGCTGGATATTGACGAAACAATCGCTTTTGATATAGATACGGCCATTCCTTTAGGATTGATTCTAAATGAGCTTTTGACGAATGCTTGCAAATATGCTTTTGAGTCAGGAAAGAAAGGCAAGTTGAGTATTCGATTAAAAAAAATGGAGCAGGGGGATTATCAATTGGAACTACAAGACAATGGGCGGGGAATGCCTGCGGATTTTAAACTTCATAAGGCTCGTAGCTTGGGCTTAAGATTGGTTCGACGATTGAGCAAACAATTAATGGGAAAAGCAAGTTTTAAGAACGATAATGGTGCTTATTTTTGTATCCAGTTTAAGGACACAGCACTACGCAAAACGATAGACTAATGGGAAAAATTAAAATTCTGGTAGTGGAGGACGAGATTATTATTGCAGATAATATTTGTGATATTCTGGAAGAGTTAGGCTATGAGGTACTAGAACCCGCTGTAAGTTATACAGAAGCACTTGAAATATTACAGGTAGAACAGCCTGATTTGGCCTTGTTGGATATTCAGTTGGCTGGTCGTAGAGATGGGATTGATTTAGCTTGGAAAATCAAGGAAGATTATGATATTCCTTTTATTTTTCTAACCTCTAATGCTGATC from Aureispira anguillae encodes:
- the atpB gene encoding F0F1 ATP synthase subunit A, with the protein product MLKTFKSTFFLLVIALLTCSQTAFATEPTESNEKEEDPIEAMMHHLGDANEFHIAGDISIPLPCIAWSEKGLMMTLSSSFEHGHKAVNGYVLHHGILMRVLGDDFPTDKTVDITFEDGHAHDAAHGHAEGHEHQTVDQHGVSGGAAEKTEEAEHKTMINYNGHSYEVEACMSLQNTGSSWQDFSISKNVFGMLLALILLIIVFSKISKAYTTREKQAPKGLQSFVEPIILFMRDEVVKPAIGDKDWKRFFPFIMCLFFFILFCNLLGLIPFFPGSANITGNIGVTMILALVVFIVVNVNGTKDYWMHILWMPGIPTGVKPLLTIIEVMSLFIKPATLFIRLFANITAGHVIILSLVSLIFFFKSAMGMGGAAAGVSIAVPFVFAMNLLELFVAFLQAFVFSLLTALYIGSAVETHDHEHAH
- the atpE gene encoding ATP synthase F0 subunit C, encoding MGAGLAAIGAGLAVVGAGMGIGQIGGKAMEGISRQPSAAGDIRTNMIVAAALVEGAALFAIVVALLVALV
- a CDS encoding ATP synthase F0 subunit B codes for the protein MIFLSSGFPVLNPSVGLLFWTALIFILVWLFLSKFFKNIAQALEDRENFIDGSLAKAKEADAALEGMEAKKMALIKEAEKKGLEIISEAEAIKKNKIAEGEARGKEREKNILEAAEQDKKNRMKELEINIQNQIGQSSIDIARKLLGRELEGNHEAFVQSQIASLKKQEVVA
- the atpH gene encoding ATP synthase F1 subunit delta produces the protein MSILRIVSRYAKSLFDLAKKEGQLDQVHDDVMNAWEVAKNEEFADFLKSPIIPIDKKKDVIDVVFANSNKNLVQTFHVMMEHKRESYMADFCRTFHLFYNKEKHVSAVRLTTAVELSESTVNDLLDTFKAKGLLEQTVELIKDIEPSIIGGFILEFDGQVYNASLLHQLDQMKKQFSENLYTKNI
- the atpA gene encoding F0F1 ATP synthase subunit alpha, which gives rise to MANVKPDEISAILKQQISGFDTQSKLEEQGTVLEVGDGIARVYGLTNVMSGELVEFENGVQAIALNLEEDNVGLVLMGAAEKIKEGDKVKRTGEVASIQVGEGILGRVVNTLGTPVDGKGAIEGKTYAMPLERKAPGVIYRQPVNEPLQTGIKAIDSMIPIGRGQRELIIGDRQTGKTAIAIDTILNQKEFYDNKDTDTVYCIYVAIGQKASTVAQIAQTLEKKGALAYTTIVVAAASDPAPLQFYSPFAGAAIGEYFRDTGRPALIIYDDLSKQAVAYREVSLLLRRPPGREAYPGDVFYLHSRLLERAAKVIKNDEIANDMNDVPASLKEAGLIKGGGSLTALPIIETQAGDVSAYIPTNVISITDGQIFLESNLFNAGIRPAINVGISVSRVGGSAQIKPMKKVSGTLKLDQAQYRELEAFSKFGSDLDAATKAVLDKGVRNVEILKQAQYSPVPVEQQVAIIYLGTKGLVKNVPVERVKEFEAAFLAKMEERNADVLANFRSGKYDKADLAKVEALAKELTAKFEA
- the atpG gene encoding ATP synthase F1 subunit gamma, which produces MANLKEVRERISSVISTQQITKAMKMVAAAKLRRAQQAIVEMRPYSNKLSAMLSNILSNLEGDASTSLGVERPVKNALVVVITSNRGLCGGFNSSVSKLSLELSAEKYNEQYKAGNLTYLFIGKKGYDYLKSRVSGTQMITDHVDLVTKTFGFEDSSKVASELMQAFEEGKYDAIDIVYAQFKNAAVQNFTVEQFLPVAKMEVPEGQESDEKADFIFEPNKEDLLEYLIPTILKTQLHKTILDSNASEQGARMTAMENATENAEDLLKELKINYNKARQEAITAEISEIVGGVAALEDA
- a CDS encoding tetratricopeptide repeat protein, translated to MLLVTIICCFLGSTLLAQERTVLDSLNQSYKQASADSTKVQALIAIGDYFLHKNLDSTINYYNKALKAIETVGGQEVKKYQPLLYHYTSIAYTSWGRIQEGMEYGQRALSAYEALDMQLEMSDIYMVIGVLYGQMGEVNQGKELLLKAIAIKRELNATEKLGHAYMNLTLLYRDLGMLEEAIASIDSAITRFKAQKFEMGVNRSYQIKGEVHKFAGNNDKALEVYQEALALYRKQATKDIKGEIVLMNSIAGFYRILKEYDRAIAYYQNGLTLLKETDNKELEGLIHHNIGGVYLEQKQYEKALTYYQKGLVFYEAIQHPTGLSRTYRYMGTTYQAVEKYELAIEYYTKATEVLASKKNSDYGDVSKKLASLYYELHLMEKKTKGDEALGMIYLNKAQSFAKESIACPSTNLEASLGRYKTLQKIYQAIGNYQEGLNIANKVIELSDSLFEETKIKTVLDLETQYQTEKKEFDIKILNQEKALQLSENKQQRMLLYGSGTTLIVLIFLLMLLYWFFWQKRKANAALALNNELITRQKNLVDKQNAEKELLLKEIHHRVKNNLQIISSLLDLQSSKIDDDAALSAIADGQSRVQSMALIHHKLYQHEHIATVNFRDYVYQLFDQIMAVLTEESPTLELDIDETIAFDIDTAIPLGLILNELLTNACKYAFESGKKGKLSIRLKKMEQGDYQLELQDNGRGMPADFKLHKARSLGLRLVRRLSKQLMGKASFKNDNGAYFCIQFKDTALRKTID